In the Chrysemys picta bellii isolate R12L10 unplaced genomic scaffold, ASM1138683v2 scaf487, whole genome shotgun sequence genome, TTCCCCTCCTTGTCTAGGCTGGTTCTTTGCACACCGGCTGCTGGAGAtgtggtaaacagtgaagtgacaacgtttgcagattatacaaaattactcaagagagttaaatccaaagctccctgcaaagagttacaaagagatctcacaaaatgggctgaaattcacagatgaaattcagtattgataaatgcaaagtaatgacattggaaagtataatcctaactacatacaaaatggtggagtttgtattagctgttaccactcaagaaagaggtcttggagtcattgtgaatagttctctgaaaacatccacttaatgtgcagatgcactcaaaaaagtgaacagaatgttaggaacaacTAGGAAAGGGTaggtaataaaacagaaaatattacaatgccactatataaatcactggtacgcccacatcttgaatactgcgtgcagttctggtcatcccatctcaaaaaaatatattagattggaaaaagtacagaaaaggacaacaaaaattattaagggtatagaacagctttcatatgaggagagattaaaaaaactgggtctgttcagtttagaaaagagacgagtaagggggcatatgatagaattCTATAAAAGTGGTTTAGAGACAGTgattagggaagtgttatttaccctttcccaaaacacaagaaccaggggttaccagGTAAATgattagacagcaggtttaacccaaacaaaaggaagtacttcttcgaccaatacagagtcaacctgtggaacttgttgccatgggatgttgtgaaggccaaaaatataactggggtcaaaaaagagctagataagttcctggaggacaggtccatccgtggccaagatagtcagggattcaaccccgtgctctgggagtccctaaacctctgactgccagaagctgggagtggacggggatgggtcactggatacttgacctgttctgttcattcccactaaagcctctggcactgacccctgttggaagacaggacactggactagctggcccactggtctggctgttcctatgttcttaagccccagatcacccactgacacttccctacagagcccccccaGCCTTCAAGCAGGACCAGGAGCCCCTCACACTTAAGACGATAGCTCATCATCTTAACACAGTCTCCAGTACCCCACAGTCAGCACTGCCTGACGTGAGCCTGTGCGTAATGACAACGGGTTCCAACTggctcaggccagatcctctgaaAGGTGCAGTTCACCACTGCTAGGGGCTGTAACAACTTGTATTCTCTGTGGATTGACCCACAGGGGACTTTAACTAACAtcgccagtgggttacacagctaGTTGCAAAGAATCAAATCTAGTTCAACACGTCCTTGACTCTGTCAGCAGGAAGGAAGATCTCTGCACCTCTCCTCATTTTCTAATCTCTCCGGCTTGCCCTTTCATGAGGTGAGCagagttacattattattattggcaccttagagactaacaaatttattagagcataagctttcgtggactacagcccacttcttcggatgcatccgaagaagtgggctgtagtccacgaaagcttatgctctaataaatttgttagtctctaaggtgccacaagtactcctgtttttctttttgcggatacagactaacacggctgctactctgaaacctgtcattattattattattattatgggtgaTGTTACAATAGAACTGAAGGCCCTGTTGAGCTCGACggtgcagagacacatggcacaaggcctgaagggctaaatagataagacaaagggtgggaggaaggaagtatcattcttcttggagtagtgtccctgtgcatGCTCCACTGCAGGTGTATTCGTGTCCCCTACGCCTCAGATCAGAGATTTTAGGAGCCGTGTCCGTTCAGCCCCCACAGACGCTGTCCCTGTCTCGTGCCCTGCAGTAGGGCTATAGAGCGTTGCACGGACAaactgccctcagctccttctcaaCCGCCTTGACCTGAGACGGAGCCTCAGCAGCCTCCGATTTGAGAATGCCTcatctgtattttattttctgtttcgaGTTATTAGTGTTCATTCATTGCGTTTCAGTCAGTTAGTGTTAATACTCCCCTtctgcttcctttaaaaaaaagaaagaacaataaAATAATCCCCCCTCTTTATTTTGTTATCAGACTAGCGAACTCCCTGTCCTTAGTTCTTTCTTGTCTCCTCCCTCTGGGGAAGTGAAACCTGGACAAGGTACGCCTGGCTCTTCCAGATTTAAGTGTTGCTTCTACTGCCGAGAAGCAATTCCAGGCAGTGATGTACATTCCCACTGCATTCGCTGTCTTGGAGAGTCACACATGCCGTAAAAGTGTACTTTCTGCCTGACATTAAAATCAAGGGCTAGGAATAATCTTGAACTAAAACTATGACTACTAATGATGGAAAGTTCACTTGGATCAGCCTCTGACCCTGGCCCTGGGACCACTCCATACAACAGTCCCCAAAGTGGCCGAATCCATCTACTTCCTCGGCTCAACACTCTATGGCAGCTTTAAAGAGGAAACTTTTGGATTCCtctcaaaaagccacaaaaaagcaGGCTACACGTCATTGGGTAGAGAATCTACCCCAAAGACATGATCCCCAACAAGATCAACCACCTTGGTACTGACTGATCTACAACTGGATACCCACGAGACGACTGGCTCCTCGGGTACTGGTACCACTAGTAAGCCTAAAAAACCCAAAGGGCACAGGCTATGGGAGTTCGGTaccatgggggggaaaggggtggtagAGAGAGAACCAGCTCCTCTAGGTCATCTCCGATAGAGTGCTCTAGACCCTCGATACCGAGTACTTCAGCTCTGCAGAAGACCAGAACAACACCACTGGCCATTTATCAGAGTGCAAAAGACTCCCACTACTGTTGCTCTTAGGAAAAGGCAATTTCTTACTGCTTCTCTGTCTGGATCTCCTGATCCACGGGAGAAGAACTTTCAGGAACAGGCAGTGAGATTAGACAAAGGGATTACTCCAGTGACTAACATCTCTTCATcctctcctgatgaagctgttaTGCCTCCCCCACCAACTTTGGCAAAAGACTTCAAACCATTTCAAGACTTCAGCAAGAGAGAAGTGGATTCTCTAGTCAAGGTGTTGCAACACAAGCTGCTTCACATCCTACACACTTCATCATCAGCCTGTAGTGTACTCACTATTAACGAGGCATTGCTGGACCCAGCAAAGACTATGTGGCACGGTACATCCCACATGCAAGAGAGCGGATAAAAATACTTTGTTCCCTCTAAAGACTCGGATTTTTTATTTCCCACCCATTCCCAAACTCCTTTGTCATCTATGCTGTAAATGATCGTGGCAGACAGCACTGTTCTAAATCAACACCCTGTGACAAGAACTTAAAACAACTTGAAAATCATATTCTTAGGTGAGCCTGCAATTTAAGATGGCTAATTACCAAGCTCTTATGGCAAAATACAACCATATCAGTTATTCTACATTAAACGCCTTCATTGACCATCTCCCAGCAGTTTCAGGTGATCACTACTGAGGGTCAGCTTCTTGCAAGGACATTGTTGCAGGCCCCTCTCTAAACACCGCTGACACAGCTGCTTGCTTCATCTCAACAGCAGTGGGCATGCAGAGGGCTTCCTGGCTTCACCTTTCTGGCTTTCCAAGGGAAGTCCAGTCTACTGTGGAGGACCTTCCATTGGAAGGATCCAAatcatttgcagagaaaatggaTGAATCCCTCCACATACTAAAAGACTCTAGAGCCACTTTGCATTCACTGAGAATTTATGCACCTGCACAAAAAAGAAGATATAATAAATCACAGATGACACAGAGATCCCGGCCTGAtcaattttctccccccccccagagcattaTGAACCCCAACAGAAAACACAATGACTACAAAAGCGAAGATCAACTGCTCCACAATGATCAACATCACAGCCATCTGCATCTATGCATGAATTTTGATGTGTTATTTGAGGCCCCGAGTTACCACCCCCATTTTAATTTGCtgcaaaaacccaaacatcaccACTACTTTGGCAGCGGCCTTactctttttaatcaaaactgggatcaaatgggttttggagatcatctccacaggatatttgatccattttaccgccctcactcctgcctacccctccccccgaccctcctcaGGAACCCTTCTCATGAGTAGCTTTTACATCAGGAAACAAGCTATCTTCTGAACCGAGGTGCTATAGTTCCTactcaacacagagggaagggcttcAACTCCAAGTACttccagataaaataaaataaattaaaaaataaaaatactgatactGAAAAACAATAGTGATTGGAGACACGTTCTGGATCTAAGATCACTCGACAGATTTGTAAAGCTACAGCGCTTCAAGAAGGTTACTTTGTCAGCAATAATCCCATCTCTGGACCATGGAAACTGGTTCTCGACCCTTGACCTACAAGATGCTTACTTCCATATCGTGATCCACAGAAGGTTTCTAGTATTCACTCTGAGACAAGACCACTTTCATTGTCTGCACCCAGAGTGTTCTCAAAGGTCCTTTCTATGGTTGTGGTGTTCCTTCGTAAACAAAGAGTGATAATATTCCTGTATCTAGATGATTGCCTGCTCAAGGCATGCTCCTTTGATGATGCTTTGACTCCCCCACAAAAGACTATGGACCTATTCCTCCAACTGGCTCTATAAGTAGACATCCAAAAGACCATATTAACTCCAGTATAACGTCTGGAATTCATAGAGGCCTACCTCGATGGAGCAGAGGCCAAAGCCTTCCTCCCGTTATGCAGGTTCAACACCATAGATAACTTGATCTCTAACGGACAGGCCAACCCTCAGACCTTGGTCAGAAATGGTCTTCAACTACTGGGATGCATGGTGGCAGGCATCTTCGTAATAAATCACGTGAGACTACACatgtactgacttcagtggtggttCAGTACAGGATACATACCAAGCACACACAGCTTAAACAAACTTCTATTGATGCCCTCAACATTCAAAAACTCCCTTGACTTGTGGAAAGAGTCTCACAATGTCTGCTCAGGAGTGCCCTTCACTCAACCACCCCCAATGTTAATAATGACAACAGACGCATACctattgggatggggagcccaactGGTCACCCATGCTATTCAAGGCAAATGGTTCCCCTTCGAATCCACATTGCATATGTACTtactggaactcagagcagtcaggaaaGCTTGTTCACATGTCTTACCACTGATCGGGGCAAGCATATAAAGATTATAGGCAACATTGcatgtatgttttacataaatcactagagaagagcaagctcaccttccctttgtaccaaggcagtgaaactctggaactggtgcattcaCCACCACATAGAATggctttcgtatgaggagagattaatcagactgagacttttcagcttggaaaagatacgactaaggggggatatgatagaggtctataaaatcatgagtggggtggagaaagtaaataaggaagtgttatttactccttctcataacacaagaacaaggggccaccaaatgaaattaacaggcagcaggtttaaaacaaacacaaagtattttttcatgcaatacactgtcaacctgtggaactccttgccagagggtgttgtgaaggccaatattataacggggttcaaaagggagctacatagattcatggaggacaggtccatcaatgactattagccaggacgggcagggatggtgtccctagcctctatttgcccgaagctgggattgggtgacaggggatggatcacttgatgataacctgtctgttcattccctttgggtcacctgtcattggccactgtcagaggacgggctactgggctggatggacctttggtctgacccattgtggctgcaccccatgtgccatgccgccccctgaggccccgcccctgccccttctccctgtgctcatgccacctcttctccccaaacccctgacctcacaccaacccttcccccaaacccagcattgtccctccttccccgcaagaccccacctgctgctcatgcctctcccccttcccgtCACTTGATCGTACAGATggcaaaaagtggggggagggctgacccCTTGAtccccctgttccggcacccctgcatCCGCTGCTATATTTTATTCCAGTGTCTGATGCTCAGTACTAGACTCGACTCTGAAAGCCCACCCCTCCattcagggcactgctgcagcgtcgccgagagtggagcacccatagagacccactgaaagaagaagaaagggttactcaccttgtgccgtaactgtggttctttgagatgtgtccccctgtgggtgctccactacttgccctccttcccctctgttttggagctcttacctatgagctctgtgtagagaaggaactgggggcagtTTGTCTGCACAGCGCTGTAGTGACCTaatgcatgggagggggagagcgtaTGTGTGGGCCGAACAGAAACGGCTGCCTAAAATCTCCGATGTGAGGCACAGGGGTGTGAATACACAGAGAGTGGAGCAACACACGTCTCGAAGCACtgcagttactgtacaaggtgagtaaccctttcttatcccattttccactcagggaactgaggcccagagcgatcagggccccagttcagctagatacaggtgtaactttaagtgtgtgaataatcccattattaTAAGTCAGTCTCTCGCTgtcaggcattttttccagccctcaaatcattttcgtggctcttttctgcatcctttCCAGTGTTTCAACGTCTTTTTTCAAATGAGGTCAGCCAGTTGTtcaggcagccccacagccagctgcaccggctgccAGCCACGGCTGGagtggcccagggcagctggcccccgggaccatctgagcagcagccggtggggctggcccagagactgcctgagcagtggtcccTCGGGCggccacagcagctgctgctcaaaggccccctggcagctggtgccactggccctgccccctctccagcagggcccccccTAAGATTTACTTAGGGGTACTTCTCGTATAAGTCCTGAACTGGTCACAAGCGGTGaattttattgtttattgcccgtgacctgtccacaactttctctaaaaatacccatgactaaatcgtagccttgggCATGGTACAGGGGTGATTGAGTGAGGGTCTAAGGTCTGTGatgtactggaggtcagactacgaCCCGtccggccttaaactctatgaagctATGATTTTCTGCAAAATAGCAGCTCTTTGCTAGTATTAGAAGAGACCATCACCCACTGGAATCTCacctctctcaatctcttctttctttagacGATCTGCAATCTaatctggagaaagagagaggtaagTTCCTGGGACAAGTTCACCAAACTAACAGTAGGAAATGAATAACCTCGTTAATGCGACAGCATGAAACCtcacctctttcttccttttctcttccagagATTCTGCGCTCTGAGCTGGAGAACGAGAGAGGTAAATGTCTGGGCTCTCAGGAGGCTTGAATGATTTTCTCTCACTGTACATAGTCAGACAGACTTTGGCCTCTGTCTCTGCACTGTCTGTTAGGAGAGGCTCTGGGAACCAAACGGCCGGGGAGCTCTGACTAATCATGGAGCTGGGTAACTGCTCCATAGATAAAGTTGCTGCTCAGTTTCCATCGTAAGCCTGATTTTAGCCCTTCCTCTAAACTGCACACACAGGGGAGTGTCCATATCCCAAACTGGTGGGTCTGCCTGGgccaatgtacctttttgctactgAATTTGAAGGAATGGCGGGGTGGGGAGATCCTGATGCCCTGGAAAAAGAGGCTCAGCAGAGTCCTAAAGTCTCCAAGCACTCTCTGACTCTTTGAGGCACAAAGTCAATGAGAAGGAGCCAGCTaatgttgctgatccctgagttGAGATCCAGCATCCAGAGCCAAGGTTTAGCGCATTAAACCCTCACTTCCACGTTATCAGGGCCTAGCCCCTCACCAAGCTTCTAGGCACATGGGGAGTGTGGACACTACACCACAGGTGAGCCCAGCTAGGGCAGGGCATGGGAACCCAGCGAGGGAAAGATGTCAAGAAGGGGGGTGTGATCCATGGAGAGATCtatgaggatggagctcaggccAGGAGACCTGGGCAGAAAGAAGCCAGCAGAGAGCACAGTGGAGGGGGCAAAGTGGTCCTTTAAAGGCACATTCCCTAACCCAGGAGCTGTTGTAGAACTGACTGCACACCCATGTCTCTCTGTTTGCAGGGAAATCCCTGGCTGACCTTGGTAAGTGccatgtgtccccttccccccaccccccatatgaCACTGTGTCCTACGCCAGCAGTCCGTGCTCCGGGAAGTGCTCACCTCTTGGTGTGTTTGATTTCAGGCTGGagtaaagtcagaaaaaatgcagGTAAGTGAAGCTGGTATGTTAATGTCAGACCCCCTGCACCACTCTGCTGCCCAGCAGATGCACACATGCCAGAAGTCACAGGGAAAGCAGTGTGGTCAATGAAAATGCCAGATTCGTCACAATGCTCAcacttaactatggagtcaccaGCGCTCCAGTGTAACTGCGATAACTCAGAGTGCTCCTAAGTCTGGGAACTTACCCGCTGTCAGTCCAGGGGGGTAGGCACTTACAGGAGTTTGTAATTGTGGGTCAGAGTTGGGGTTTTCCTGGACACGTGTGGTGAATTCTcatgtgttgtgttgttgttaaTTGACGTCATGAACTAGAAGGGATCTAGGAAACTGTGTACATTACCTTAACTGGCTGCGGGTAATTGTCTTAATGCTTTTTGGACTCTGGTGAAATCTCTGTTTTTACGGAGTTGTCAATCAGTAGCCCTTTGGCCAATTCAGTTcaaatttggtagaaaaattctaCCTCAGACCCAGACCAAATCTACCAAATTTGAGTGTGATATGACTCTGTGGGTGTTAGAATAGAGGGCTCCCAGCTCAGGCGTAGATTGGAGACTCAGTTGCGGTCTTAGCTGTGGAGACGTGGTAGCGGCCCCACAGCACAGATTTTGTGGTAGGTGATTACTGAGTTCTTGTAATGGTTTGAAATGACGTCCGTGTGTGTAACACCTGAGCTCGCTCCTCACAGGGGCCTCTGTAGAGGTTACAGACAGGCCCAATGGGAGCTAGAGGCATCTCCAGCTCTTTCAGGGGAGCTATTTGCCTCTAgtgcctgggaggagagctgcagtgacAGGCAGAGAAGCAGGTTCCCGGGCGATAGAGGCTGGAAATCAGAGAGTGTCCTAGCcaagacagagctggggggaggatgggaaacagccccgatgggctgggctctgcccctgatgctctgccccatctctgcagtgAACGTGATTCTGGATCCGGACACGGCTCATCCCAGCCTCGTGGTCTCTGAGAATGGgcgatctgtgaaatggaggggCCTGCAGCAGGACGTGACTGACAACCCCGAGAGATTTGATAGTGAAACCTGCGTGCTGGGCTTGGAAgggttcacctcggggagacactACTGGGAGGTAGACGTCGggggtgggagggcctgggctgtgggggtggccggagagtctgtcaggaggaagggctggatcagctttgctcctgaggagaggatctgggccatggatCAGTGTGGGAGCCATTACCGGGCTTGCACTTCCCCGGAtaccctcctgcccctgacttggAACCCCGGGAAGATCGGGGTGTATCTGGACTATGAGCAGGGCCTAGTATCATTTTATCAGCCTGGtactgaggccccgatcttcactttcacctCTTCATTCACTGGGCAGCTCCACCCTTTCTTCTGGGTCTACTCCCCAATCACACTATGTTCCTGAGATatggcatgtgggggggggggcatagcatTACTCACTGGTcagactttttttgttctgttgtttttctgaaatggactaatttttcattttttaaatattttccatttttttattcttttcaaaacttggaattttccaaaatgaatattttcaattttgaaaatccttcgATTTGACTAAGCTGAGGGCTCAAAATTGGCAAAGCAGAAGAAATCCTGAGTGATGTGTTGTGTAAGATGCTACCTACATAGACTAGAACAGAACTCAATACACAATACATcataggacccctccccccaaataaaaggtttagttgaaaattttgtaataatgcaaaaaaaaaaaaaaatctcaagaaaatccaaatgttttcacacacaaaatctctttttgtaaattggccaaatttcctcaagatatttttgaatgaaaactttTGTTCAGCTCTGATTAACACCTGTAATTGCATATAATCAATGAAGGTTTCCTGGTTCTTAGTCCTGTAATTTATGAACTGACCATTGATGAATGGAAGGGGTAAGAACATGAGTCAAACCCTgtcccaaatagggtgaccagatagcaagggtgaaaagtcgggacagtgggtggggggtaatgggcacctatatgagaaaaagccccaaatatcgggactgtccctataatattgggacatctggtcaccctagtcatagaatcatagaatagaatcatagaatatcagagttggaagggacctcaagaggtcatctagtccaaccccctgctcaaagcaggaccaattcccagctaaatcatcccagccagggctttgtcaagccgggccttaaaaacctccaaggaaggagactccaccacctccctaggtaacgcattccagggtttcaccaccctcctagtgaaatagtttttcctgatatccaaactggacttcccccaccgcaacttgagaccattgctccttgttctgtcatctgccaccactgagaacagccgagctccatcctctttggaaccccccttcaggtagttgaaggctgctatcaaatcccccctcattcttctcttctggagactaaacaatcccagttctctcagtccCAAAACATCACATTGTCCCAACTGGATAAAAGGCTCCAAGAAAGCCGATTCCTAACCAGTAACCATGTTCTGTGACATTATTGGTGAAAGAAACGGAGTCAGAGGAATGGAGGGAGCTCGGTTCTCTGGATGAGTGTTGATCATGCGGTTCACAGCATCAGGAAGGCTTATCCTAAACCCAAAATGACAGGTATGTCCTACACCAGCTAAATTTagagttttaggccagaagggaccatgagatcatccagtccagacctcctctatatcacaggccaccaacacacccagcaccctcacatcaagcccaccaccaaaaattaaaccaaactattgcagcccacaggagactagactatcacGTGCCACAGCCACGGAGCCTCACCCAGCCTGAGCGGAACAAAGCATGGGG is a window encoding:
- the LOC135978859 gene encoding butyrophilin subfamily 1 member A1-like, whose translation is QLFASIRRDHHPLESHLSQSLLSLDDLQSNLEKEREILRSELENERGKSLADLGWSKVRKNAVNVILDPDTAHPSLVVSENGRSVKWRGLQQDVTDNPERFDSETCVLGLEGFTSGRHYWEVDVGGGRAWAVGVAGESVRRKGWISFAPEERIWAMDQCGSHYRACTSPDTLLPLTWNPGKIGVYLDYEQGLVSFYQPGTEAPIFTFTSSFTGQLHPFFWVYSPITLCS